The Primulina huaijiensis isolate GDHJ02 chromosome 10, ASM1229523v2, whole genome shotgun sequence region TCGTCCTCTTCAACCACACTCATGTTATGAATACCCCGAGAGGGCGCCTTTAGCAACACATACCAATTTGACTCATCATCGTCCCTAGAATGGAAAACTTGCTTTGCTTGTGATGCCAAAATGAAAAGATCACTTTCAAAAGTTTTTAGTCCGTGTTGTAAGTTGACGAGTGTAAAACCATCTTCAATTTTCACACCAGTTCCAGGATTGGCCCAATCACACCTAAAAACAGGAACTTTGAAAGAATAGTAGTCTAGCAAAACAATATCTCGTATAACCCCATAGTATGATATTCTTcctactgtatgtgaataaccatCAGCATTAGATTGACAAATAGTATCGGCATCAATTGAGACACCACTATCTTGTGTCGACCTTCCAACATCAACTGTATGGAACCGATGTCCATTTATAATATAACCCGTATAACTTGTAACTTTCTTTCTTGGACCGTGAGCTAGCCATTGAATTCGGCCTGAAGAATTATGAAGAACCTGTTTTGATAACCATTCAGCAAATGTTTCCATATGTTGCTTTTGTAACAACGTCTCATTACTTAAGAAACGACGATCTATTTGTTTAAGCTCCTCAATGTGCATCCTATTTAAAATCATTGAAGGGAGATGTTAGAATATACGAGGTATGTAATAGATCAAAGATAATAGAATCTTAAAAATCAACTATACTCACTGTAAGTAAGGTTCAACTTCTGCAGTTTTGAACAACACATATCGATGTGCGGCTTGCAACACGTGGTCTTCTAAAATCTTTTCTTTCCCTTTAGAAATTAAGCGACCTTCCACTAATCCATTTTACAAATCATCATTCCTATTATAACGAAAACCAATAGTAGAAGCCTTTTTTATGTAAGCACTACAAAATATCATTCGTTCTTCTGCGAGGTAACACTCAGCTATGCAACCTTCCGGTCTTGCTCGGTTCTTCACAAACCCTTTCAGTGTTTTCATAAATCTAAAACACAAAGTAAAATTCACATGAATGAATTGTTGATAGCAAAATTTATaccattttatatataaaatttgtcaAAAAGATAAATCACTATTTTATACCTTTCAAATGGATACATCCAGCGGAATTGGACTGGACCACACAAGCGAGCCTCTCTTGCTAAATGAATTGTCAAATGAACCGAGATGGTAAAGAAAGCGGGTGGAAAATATGTTTCCAACATGCATAGAATTTCAGCAATATTCTCCTCGAGTtgttctaaacggttcctatcTAGCACTCTTTGACATAATTCATTGTAAAATTCACCCAACAGATATATAGCATTACGCGGACCTTTCGGTAGAAGATTTCTCAATGCTACCGATAGCGATTGTTGCATTAGAACATGACAGTCATGAGATTTCAGCCCAATAAGTTTACACTCTTCTAAAGAAACACAGTTACCAATATTTGGGCTATAGCCATCGGGtaactttattttcttcaacCTAGAGCAAAATATATCCATTTCCTTTTTAGACAATGTGTAAGGTGCAGCAGGAAAGTGATATTTATTTTCTCCCTTTTCATGAGGATGTAATTCTTCtctaatttttaaatgcatCAAATCTTTGCGAGCATTCACACCATCTTTAGATTTTTTCTTCTGGTTTAACAGTGTGCCTATGAGATTCTTGCAGACATTCTTTTCAACATGCATCAAATCTATGTTATGACGTAGTAGGAGCCCCTAAAAATAACCATCAACACGTTTCATAGTGTTAGTTCAGAATATTTCTAACAATTTaggattaaaaaaaactaatttatataaaaactaATTAATAAAGTGCAAATAACTTACACTCCATTATGGCAAATCGAAAAAGATTGACTTTTTCTTCCACATTTGAACTGGTTTTCGTAACTCTTTTGAATTATCCTGCTTCTTCCTTTTTTTACTTGAAGTATTGACAGtgtcactcttttttttttttaccccaGTCATTTTCAATATCTTTCGTTGCATTGAGAATTTCTAACCCATTCAAAGGTCTCGTTTTTTTCCCCTCTCTTTTTTCCCATTAAACCACTTTTTTTTTCTCACGAAATGGATGATTAGAGGAAAGAAATCTCCTGTGACCTAAGTATGCAAACTTTCTACTATATTTAAGCCACATTGAACATACGTCTTCACCACATATTGGGCAACCGAGTTTCCTTTTTGTGGCACATCCAGCTAAGTTTCCATAAGCTGGAAAATCATTGATTGTCCACATCAAAATAACCTTCAGATTAAACATTGACTTGTTAAATGCATCATACGCCTCCACACCTGTGTCCCAAATCTCCTTCAAATCCTCCACAAGGGGTTCCAAGTATACATCTATATCATTTCCCGGTTGCTTCGGACCTGGAATCAGTAAAGTCAGCATATGATTTTCCTTTGTCATGCACATCAATGGTGGAAGGTTATAATTGACCAAAATAACGGGCCAACAACTATATCCGGAACTAAGATCACCAAAAGGGTTGAATCCATCTGTTGCAAGACCAAGGCGGAGATTTCTAGGATCTGACGCAAAATTTGGCCACTTATGATTTATTGTATCCCAAGCTGCTGAATCAACTGGATGACGCATCATATTATCTTGACTTTTGTGGTTGGAGTGCCAAATCATCTCTTCGGccttttcttttgatttaaacATCCTTTTCAATCTTGGTATCACAGGAAAATACCGTAGCACCTTTCAGGAACTCCTTTACGAACTTTGGTGGTGACTTTGTCTACCTTCCATCTTGAAAAACTACACTTTGGACAACAGTCAAGGTCTTTAAGATCCTTTCTAAACAGACAACAATCATTTGGGCAAGCATGAATCTTCTCATATCCTAAGTCAAATGGTTTTAACAATTTTCTCATCGAGTAAACAGTTTctggaaatgtatttttttctGGAAGCATGTCAACCAAGATCTTCAGTAGCTCATTGAAACTATTGTCAGTGTGACCATTAGTAGACTTATAATTATATAACGTGACGACTGCTGACAACTTTGTATAAGCTGTACAACCAGGGAAGAGAGGAGTTTCTGCATCTTCTAATAAATTAGCAAACTCATAATCTTTTTCTTGAGACATATTGTGTCCAACCTCTTCTTCAGGTACAAAGACATCATTTTATAAGTGATATGCCTCTCTACTTTCATCATCTTTACAAATTCCTGAGCTACATTCGCCTTGAGATTGTGAGTTATAACTTTCACAATGGAAGACCCAAATAGTGTAAGAAGGATCAAATCCCTTAATGATTAAGTGATCGTACACTTGGTCAAATTTCATATACTTCTTATTTTTACAACGCTTGCAAGGACATAAGATAACTTCACGTGTTTTGGCATAGTTCCTAGCTTGTGCGATAAATTTTTGTACCCCTTCTTCATACTCGGGTACAAGCCTTGAAGGCAGATGAATCCATTCCTTATCCATTTCGTAAATGACCAAACCCTAAGATACAAACATATGACTTCACCATTCATTACATAGTTTTACTATCAGcagaaaaattaatgaaaagtataaaatattgttgttgtttaagaaatttattttaagcaTAGTTGACAAACCTAGAAACCcttcaataatttaaatttcgattttaattaatttccaCCTATGGATTCTGTCACTcccttcaataattaataattataccagcacataaattatttttagacAAGGAAATAACAAATCCACAGTTataatcattaaataattaatccaGTGTTACGTATCCGTGAATCATCAGAtgtcttttttttattagattaaAGGTCCATGGAAGTATGACATTTAGTTGACCCTACCACTGCTCATCTAATTACATTAAAATgattaaacatttaaattaaacTAATGAAATGAACATATTTCTCCTAAACTATTACAAAACCATATGAAGTGATGTGTATTTTTCATTTCCAGAAAATTCAAGAATAGTAAGgaatcataaatatataaactCTACTCGGTTATCGATTATCAATTATCGATATTGCATTTGAACTCGTTGAATAGATTTTTAACACGTCTAAAATGGACATGCTTTTACCGAATTTTTTGCACATTTCTCtataattgtttaataaaaaatgcTAATAACATGATCCAAGTTATCTTCATGATAGAAAAAATTCTCTCCTACCAAGAATTTTGAAAGACATGGAATCTCTATAACAAGATATTAAAACTAAAGATTCAAGAATCACAGACAAGAAACACAAAAATACCTTTTGATCTACTGTCTCGGGGGTGGGAGAGATGACTTCTGATCGGTTTGACAAAGTCCCGAGTACTGTTGCAGCTACGGATGGGGAGGCAAAAGGTGGAAAAAAGACGGGAAAGAAAGGGAAGAAAGTAAGTCCCACGGTCTTGGGATTAAATGGTGGTCAGTAACCGAATTATTATGAGAGAAATTCAGACAATTGAAGATTAAATAGCAACTAGGAATCGTAAATACATTTGTCTGCTGGCCGACTGTAAATTTTTGTGTTTGGTTTTTATTTCTCATTTATAGAGGCAACGCAGCAGTTAATATAGTCTGCTGAAAGCAATTTTTCTAAGGTATTCTGAACTCTAGAGTTTCATACTGATTGTAGTAACAGTAATTGTAGTTTCCTcattttttgtttcttgttattttaattgagctaaTTTCCTACATGATACTACCTCCATTCCAATATTTAAGGAGGGATGATACTGTTTCAGTTCTAAAATATGTAGGCTTGTATGCCAAAACCTCTTATCATTACAAaacttttagttttttttattaagactTTATTagtgttataaaaaaaattgacagaAGGGGCTTCACATTTACTGGTTATTACCCCTGAAAATCTGTGTCAAAATGACGACCATTCTCCCTTCTAATTAAGGTCTTTATGcctaattttgatttttgaagcTGAGAAACTAATGTTAAACATGATTTCCCCAATCATAAGTATATTTTTTTGACTGAATCCACTCTCGAGTGAAGTGGTTTGGGACTTTGTGGAAATTCTATTCCTCATAGAGATGCTAATTACAGAGCAaacataagattttttttttaagaacaaaATAAACTTGTTCAAACCGATTTCAAAGAACATTAAGAAGTGAAAACATAAAAACCTACAAATATGTATGCATCCACAAAGTTTCTCGATTGAGTTGTTGAGAAAAGAAACCATACTTGGGTGAAGCGAGAATCCAACGAGCGATTGAGTGAAGCGAGAAGATCGATTGAGTGAAGCGAGAGCGATCGATTGAAGTGAGAAGAGACGATCGAGCGATTCAGAGATAAAGGCGTGGAGGTGtgaaagaaatttgggaaataGAGAAGGGCGTGTGTGTACGAAGAAAACAGAGGAAGGCGCGGAGATGTGAGAAATTTGGGAAATTGGCGCAATTTTATTTCGCTATTATTAATAGCTGGCTCAGCACGCTGCAATTGAGTGATTTCTAATAATATTAACAGCACGCACGTACTGGCACGCCGCGAATAGAAACATTaacagcgtgcttttaatgtgcgctgttaatgTTGTGctgtaaatattaatatttcttgtagtgattcCAGGTACAGCTCCAATTTCTAAGGCTCCATACAAAATGGCtcctactgaaatgaaagaattgaagacagaagactcaattgcaggagctattagataaaggttttatccgacCTAGTTCCTCACTGTGAGGAGCTTCGGTTTTGTTcttaaagaagaaggatgaatCATTGCGATTatgcattgactaccgagaactcaacaaggtaacagtgaagaataaatatcctttgccacgtattgatgatctctttgatcaattgcaaggagcagcaatattttcgaagatcgaccttcggtccggttaccatcaactgaaggtgaaaaaggaggacataccaaagactgcgTTTAGAaagaggtatggccattatgaaatttcttgtgatgtcgtttggactaaccaatgctccttcaatttttatggattttatgaatCGTGTCtgtaagccgtatttggatacttttgttattgttttcattgatgacatcttgatctACTCAATGACACGAGATCTTcatcgtgagcatttgaggattgtgttgtAGCTGTTGAGCGAtaagcaattgtatgccaaattaaagaaatgtgagtttttgTTAGAGCAGGTGATAGTTTTTGGCCATATTGTTTCGAAAGAAGGAATATAtgttgatccatccaagattgagtCTATTAAacaatggtccattccaaagacagttttagaggtaaggagttttctttgtttggcagggtattaccgACAGTTCAAGCCGACTTTTCAAAGATAGCTTTGCCATTGACAAGTTTGACACGGAAGGctaccaagttcgaatggaccaTCGAGTGCCAAAGAGCATtccaaacattgaaagataagttgacttatgctcctgttttagtacttccttgtggtactgaagattttgttatgtatacagatgcttctaagcaggggttaggtgccatactgatgcagcgtgggaaagtgatagcatatgcttctcgtcagtcgAAGGAATACGAGAAGAACTATCCCACTCAAGATTTGGAATTGACGGCTGGTTTTTGCTTAAATATTTGGCGGCACTATCTTTATGGtgagaaatgtgaaatatttatggatcacaaaagtttgagttatttgttttcatagaaggatttgaatatgcggcagcggagatggttagaacttgtgaaagactacgaatgcaccattagctatcatcctggaaaagctaatgtggttgcggatgctttgagtcgcaaaCCGATTTTAttattgggttccatgatttctaaacctttgttgcttgatttgcaaataaatgagatcaatttgctatcttcaggtacagttgctcgattgtctgctctagttcttcactcaacttgatttgatcgaattttgaaagaacaacagctggatgctcagttattagagttgaagaggaaAAGTGATCTGACAGAAGTTTCTGAGTTTGGGTCAAATCGTGATGGGTTACTGACCTTTCGAGGTAGAatatgtgttcctatgggtgatgacattcgaaaagagatccttcttgaagctcatacagcgccatattCTGTACATCCCGGTAGTATcaagatgtaccaagatctttgacgtctttactggtggcaaggtatgaagaaagatatcatgttatttgtttctgaatgtctaacttgtcagcaggttaagattgagcaccaGAGACTGGCGGGATTGGTGCAATCCTTGCCTATACTgcaatggaagtgggagcatataactatggatttagttgttgggttgccaaggactcagaaaggcttcaattctatttgggtgatcgtggatcgattgaccaagtcatcacattttcttcctgtcaagacgacttattctatgaatcaatatgctaaGGCGTATATTCAAGAGActgtgagacttcatgggatactggtgacgatagtttcagatcgtgatccaaggtttacgtccgagttttggaagagtttgcatcgaGCCTTGGGCACCAAGTTGGCTTTTagcacagcatatcatcctcagagttATGGGAAGTCTGAAAGGgtaaatcaaattcttgaagatatgttaCGAGCGTGCACAATTGATTTCCCGGGAAGTTGGCTTTtgctgtctgttggaccaattctgggcccaacatcttcctttcgCCTATTTCTTCCCAATATAAGGGAGAtcggcactttcttccatataaagcctcgTAGTGTGCCATGCCGATTGAAAACTGGAAGAAAGTGCCGATCTCCCTTATATTGGGAAGAAATAGGcgaaaggaagatgttgggcccagaattggtccaacagacagcaAATGTTTTGGCAGTAATCCAAGAATGAATGAAGACCGCTCAgtctcgacagaagagttatgccgatgttcgTCGACGGCCTTTGACATTCGAGGTAGGCGATCATGTTTTTATCaagatagctcctctcaagggagtAATGCGTTATGGCAAGAAAGGTAAGCTAAGTCCTCGAAACATTGGGCCatttgagattcttgataagattggagaccgagcctatcgtcttgcattgccaccggacttggatcgagttcacaacgtatttcatgtttcaatgcTACATAAGTACCTTTCTAATCCCCTCTTGTTCTTCGGTACAACTCATTGGATCTGTTACCCAACTTAAGCTATGAGGAAATGccagttcaaattcttgatcgcaaagttaaaatgttgagaaacaaagagattggtattgtcaaagttctttggaggaatcaagtgattgaagaggccacgtgggaaccGGAACAGGAGATGAAACATCATTATCCGAGTTTACTTGATGGTAAGCAAATTTCAGGgaagaaatttttataaggaggggagattgtaatatcccgacCTTTTATCATATTATTGTAGATGGTGTAATTCATGATTTCTTGTGATAAGGTATGGTTATAGATATTTTAATGGTTATTGGTTATGGATATGTTTATTGGGATGATTAAATATGGTTATTGTTTGGAGTTATGTTTATGGTTAGTGTTGTTTTTGgaaatgaatgggtagaatagaaagttgatcttgagccaaataggaaatggaagtgcataaacggtatgaaaaatgtggcaatagtagtggtttttagtataatgtcttgtatattgatccaattaaTGTGAGGCCAATTCCATTAGAAACATAAGGTATAaggctaaaactttcatgttttgactttTGTTCCAATCATTAGGAAacacgagccaaaagtggcccgaaagtgtgtcgtgtgtatcgttgttcttgcactgacacatgttgggagaatgagcataaagttttactcaaaccttcaaatgacatgaggccaattggagatgaaagaaaagacatagggctacaactttcatgtttaccactttggctaattcgAAAGAAAACGTATGGTTTTGGCCCAGAATAAAGTACATGGACCCATACACgaacccctacacggggtccgggtctGGCCATGCAAAATGTGTTAtttccagtgtgtacacggacccatacacaGAGAGGGGCACGGCGTCCGTGTCTATGGCAtggaaaacacgtttttttagGTATTGAAGGCTTATAAACTCTTGTCTAGATGTTTCTACACCATTCCCtcttctcttttatttttttcatcggTTCTTGCTTCTTCTCCCTCAAGTTTTCTCTTCTCAAAATTTTTACTCAAAGTTCAAGGATTATAGTGATTTTTTAGTTGCTCCTACCAAagatttcaagctacaaggtaagggttatattattttggagtttagaGGGGTTGGTAttattgaagggttaagttgggttcattgattcattggattattgatgatgatttatgattattattgtGATTCTTGTTGTAGGcttcattcaagatcatcatagccATCTTAGTGATTGTGGGTTAcaagtagaagcttcctttcaagtgctcacatgattttatatgtatcaaaccatgttattgctaatttgcTCCTTTCATTAGTATATAGttgatctatatattgttatatgttcattgttcaagcatttccatggaattcattgatcaaggagctaatacaccattgtgcctaccaagtgttAGTTTAATTGGCTCAATGAGatttcctatgattaaagccaaggaatgatagtaattcatgcatgtcattggccaataaCATGATTAtaagtatctctcacagttttgatatatttatatatcaaagagatactatccacaagTCACAGGTCACATACTATCAATtcttttcctttaattcatgccatgaaataccatctatattgttttgttatctattgttccttgaagatggtattattcattgtttattgccattgattcattgtccattgccactgattcattgttcattgcaattgctatagccatgttccaagccaagcccatgtatatgtatttgtcaTGTACaactttctgcttactgagttttatctcattacagttaatatcatgtgatgtaggtgataaaaaagattgaagTGGATTGTCTGAGGCTGGAGAAGTCTTATAAAAGGCAATGAGAAAGATTTTGCTTgttcatgtcacttttattttgattatggtgaacatgagaagtttCATTAATCATGAATTTTTCTAAAATGAATTATGGGGTGAATGATGttgacttttggttttcttttggatgactcaaaagttaatgtttatgtaaattaattttgaaaatgttatgatgttaaatgggatattgttctttccctttcaaattttaatgcttccgcgtatgtttttccttttaaatttaaatgtcatgagagggggttgttaCACCGTCCACAACTGTATACAGTCTATGGCCCTTAGCCTCATCCCACTGTCTCCAATTCTACAATTTCTTGTCAGAAGTCTGTCGTGCCCGAATTCTGTCCCTCAATGTCGGCTGTACTGTTAGAGTAGCAAGACTTGGGGCACCATCCCTGGCAaaaactgcaagctcaaataTCTGAATCTCCGCCTGTAGCTGTCTCTGTATCGACAAATGAGCAATCACTGCGTGCTTTATGCTCAGAGCGTCggcaaccacattagccttaTTCGGATGGCAGCTAATGTCACTGTCATGATCTTTCACTAGCTCTAGACATCTCTTCTGCCTCATGTTTAGCTCTTTCtttgtgaagaagtacttcatgcttttgtgatcagtgaaaatcctgcacttctccccatacaaattgtggggacccggacgttaattcatttcttaatcattctttgggaataattcaatcaattaagataaacagggggtaaattttttttttaaatgcggaacgtaatggaatcattctaatatacatatcagtataaaagtacaaatcttgtacaacGTTTGACAaagtcaaactagggttcaactactatatatcaagtgtttAAACCTATTTAATTTtgaatccggatcaccacgctaacttgctctctctctcatcctcttcttgaccctgatcctatctcacctgttgtcatgcacacatacaaccaagacaacagccggataactccggtgagaatataatcccagtataaacaatgtatacatgcaaagcataaaatcatatacaaaggcataaaccatgtatcacaaaacataaatcataatttatgacacattagtgaatacagataaaactctttgactcgttatctcagactagactcatctctaatctagggatcccggttcctggatattacaatataccaaatctccgcgataggaatcgatccattcctaagcaacatcgatataaatcaaatatccattgtcttggtatatccgccatagacttggcatatccgtcaatgcctactctgacaatgtgcaatgggccaatgatcactatgtcataatctggcacctctgtcagcgactctcactcaatagctatctgctatactctgcttttctataaatcaatagactaagcatattcattcaaataatacaacagtaTGAAAACAATAACTTACAattatgtggtttagggaaactcaaagtccaatctgacttaagtcaatctcccagttaacattgatttatacctttcttgtcgtagttctgacgaagtcgaagtcctgaattcgaagttgtcaataccaatctgaaatgacgtgTCGAATAGGAACAATATCAGTATACAACTCATATCAATACtcattctgatcaatactcaatctaattctgtttcgacggcataacagtatagtcttgatatccccgtcaactcagacaacaatatatatcaattacaaatcataaccaatatccaatataatccataatctcagaaatctgaataatctcaatttcatctctgaaaaatcataacaaatatttcaatctgttctcggttctacgatgtctaatatctcaagaacatcatatatcaatcccatccgattctgacaatatcataatttcaaacatatcaaaattcaataaaacttacgtctagttgaagctctcgtcgatagaaacacgatACTGAAGTGGATTAAAAttctgacgggcggatctttcgtaaacttcaatttcctcaaataaaaggcgtaaggatttcagGCAATTCTCCAAAAGCTTCCGCGGTCTTCTTTCTTTCTGAATGCTGAGGAAATTAGAActtaatatgtatatatatatatcatgcatgtacAGGGCAAGTGGCTTAATCCTTgtgctgcacgtctcgcgcatatgcgcgaccctcaccggcgcatatgcgcgagaccttctgtctcGACGCTTGGCAAAAtcagctgctcgcgcatatacgcTCACCATCCCGGTGCATATGCACGAGAATCTCTGTTCTCGCATGGTTGCTGTTCGAacctctcgcgcatgtgcgcgcctccagccgcgcatgtgcgcgcaaagttctgtTTTGGACCTGTGATAATTCGAAcctcccgcgcatatgcgcgtcctgtctcgcgcatgtgcgcggggTCTTCGCATGTGCACATTTTGATCCTGCCCaactcgcgcatgtgcgcgcactaccgtcgcgcatatgcgcgtaaaGCTCTGTCCGCGCAATCTTCTTcccgcacagctcgcgcatatgcgcgccttcccctcgcgcatatgcgcgagaccttctggtcacGCACAATCAAAACTCTAACAAGTCAACATTCAATCCCGAagtgctctgtctataatcatatcaattaatcaattaatcatctcagattaacaggataaaatctcgggcattacacaaatagtgtctccaaatcttcagggAAAATACCACTGCAACT contains the following coding sequences:
- the LOC140985873 gene encoding uncharacterized protein → MRHPVDSAAWDTINHKWPNFASDPRNLRLGLATDGFNPFGDLSSGYSCWPVILVNYNLPPLMCMTKENHMLTLLIPGPKQPGNDIDVYLEPLVEDLKEIWDTGVEAYDAFNKSMFNLKVILMWTINDFPAYGNLAGCATKRKLGCPICGEDGLLLRHNIDLMHVEKNVCKNLIGTLLNQKKKSKDGVNARKDLMHLKIREELHPHEKGENKYHFPAAPYTLSKKEMDIFCSRLKKIKLPDGYSPNIGNCVSLEECKLIGLKSHDCHVLMQQSLSVALRNLLPKGPRNAIYLLGEFYNELCQRVLDRNRLEQLEENIAEILCMLETYFPPAFFTISVHLTIHLAREARLCGPVQFRWMYPFERFMKTLKGFVKNRARPEGCIAECYLAEERMIFCSAYIKKASTIVEGRLISKGKEKILEDHVLQAAHRYVLFKTAEVEPYLQMHIEELKQIDRRFLSNETLLQKQHMETFAEWLSKQVLHNSSGRIQWLAHGPRKKVTSYTGYIINGHRFHTVDVGRSTQDSGVSIDADTICQSNADGYSHTVGRISYYGVIRDIVLLDYYSFKVPVFRCDWANPGTGVKIEDGFTLVNLQHGLKTFESDLFILASQAKQVFHSRDDDESNWYVLLKAPSRGIHNMSVVEEDEYTSSTPLDVSQLEINITEKEPYARNECDGIDVTET